In Nonomuraea muscovyensis, the following proteins share a genomic window:
- a CDS encoding acyl-CoA dehydrogenase family protein, whose protein sequence is MDFAFDTVTEDLRERLLRFMDECVHPVEAAFAEQVATSGWSAPPLLADLKDEARKRGLWNLFLPGEHGAGLTNLQYAPLAEIMGRSPHIAPVATNCAAPDTGNMEVLSMFGSEWQRKEWLQPLLDGQIRSAFAMTEPDVASSDATNIATSIVRDGGEYVINGRKWYISGAMNPECKILIVMGKTDPEAPSHRQQSMVLVPRDTPGLHIRRGMHVFGYSDADHGGHAEIVFEDVRVPVDNLVGEEGGGFAIAQARLGPGRIHHCMRLIGMAERAVELMCRRALGRTTFGKPIAQQGVVQDWIAESRIRIEQLRLLVLKTAWLMDTVGNQGAHTEIQAIKISTPITVEWILDKAIQVHGAGGVSQDFPLAALWAGARSLRLADGPDEVHKRSLAYRELKKYL, encoded by the coding sequence ATGGACTTCGCCTTCGACACCGTCACCGAGGACCTGCGCGAGCGGTTGCTGCGCTTCATGGACGAGTGCGTCCATCCGGTCGAGGCCGCCTTCGCCGAGCAGGTGGCCACCAGCGGCTGGAGCGCGCCGCCGCTGCTGGCCGACCTGAAGGACGAGGCAAGGAAGCGCGGCCTGTGGAACCTGTTCCTGCCGGGGGAGCACGGGGCCGGGCTGACCAACCTCCAGTACGCGCCGCTGGCCGAGATCATGGGCCGCAGCCCGCACATCGCGCCCGTGGCCACCAACTGCGCCGCGCCCGACACCGGCAACATGGAGGTGCTCTCCATGTTCGGCAGCGAGTGGCAGCGCAAGGAGTGGCTCCAGCCGCTGCTCGACGGGCAGATCCGCTCGGCGTTCGCGATGACCGAGCCCGACGTGGCCTCCTCCGACGCCACCAACATCGCCACCTCGATCGTCCGGGACGGCGGCGAGTACGTCATCAACGGCCGCAAGTGGTACATCTCCGGCGCGATGAACCCCGAGTGCAAGATCCTCATCGTCATGGGCAAGACGGACCCGGAGGCGCCCTCACACCGCCAGCAGAGCATGGTGCTGGTCCCCCGTGACACGCCCGGCCTGCACATCAGGCGCGGCATGCACGTGTTCGGCTACAGCGACGCCGACCACGGCGGCCACGCCGAGATCGTCTTCGAGGACGTACGGGTGCCGGTCGACAACCTCGTCGGCGAGGAGGGCGGCGGCTTCGCGATCGCCCAGGCGAGGCTCGGCCCCGGCCGCATCCACCACTGCATGCGCCTCATCGGCATGGCCGAGCGCGCGGTCGAGCTGATGTGCCGCCGGGCGCTCGGCCGGACCACGTTCGGCAAGCCCATCGCCCAGCAGGGCGTCGTCCAGGACTGGATCGCCGAGTCGCGCATCCGCATCGAGCAGCTCCGCCTCCTGGTGCTCAAGACGGCCTGGCTCATGGACACCGTCGGCAACCAGGGCGCCCACACGGAGATCCAGGCGATCAAGATCTCCACCCCGATCACCGTGGAGTGGATCCTCGACAAGGCCATCCAGGTGCACGGGGCGGGCGGCGTCTCGCAGGACTTCCCGCTGGCCGCGCTGTGGGCGGGCGCGCGGTCGCTGCGCCTGGCCGACGGCCCGGACGAGGTGCACAAGCGGTCGCTGGCCTACCGAGAGCTGAAGAAGTACCTGTGA
- a CDS encoding acyl-CoA dehydrogenase family protein, with protein sequence MREADLVHEQRLRERVAALLDRHDPGGDRLEWLRARFDAGLAWVWFPEGLGGLGLPRELQQVVEHELAHTPQLDTGVQGIGLGMAAPTILAFGTEEQRRRFLRPLWTGEEIWCQLFSEPGAGSDLATLATRAVRDGDEWVVDGQKVWTSGAHHSRWAILVARTDPAVPKHRGMTYFVCDMHAPGVDVRPLRQITGEAEFNEVFLTGVRLPDDLRLGEVGDGWRVAQTTLMNERVAIGGAPVRQGGGMAGAVLDTWRAHPELRTHDLHQRLLALWVEAEVTRLSGARLREQLAAGQPGPEGSGMKLSFARLNQALSGLDVELRRELGYDDWTFRRSDTVDFYGRGPGYRYLRAKGNSIEGGTSEILRNIIAERVLGLPAEPRADKDVPWKDLPR encoded by the coding sequence GTGAGAGAGGCGGATCTCGTGCACGAGCAGCGGCTGAGGGAGCGCGTCGCGGCGCTCCTCGACCGGCACGACCCCGGCGGCGACCGGCTGGAGTGGCTGCGGGCCCGGTTCGACGCCGGGCTGGCGTGGGTGTGGTTCCCCGAAGGGCTGGGCGGGCTCGGGCTGCCGCGCGAGCTGCAGCAGGTGGTCGAGCACGAGCTGGCCCACACCCCGCAGCTCGACACCGGCGTGCAGGGTATCGGCCTCGGCATGGCCGCCCCGACGATCCTGGCGTTCGGCACCGAGGAGCAGCGGCGTCGCTTCCTGCGCCCGCTGTGGACCGGCGAGGAGATCTGGTGCCAGCTCTTCAGCGAACCCGGTGCCGGCTCCGACCTGGCCACCCTCGCCACCAGGGCCGTCAGGGACGGTGACGAGTGGGTGGTCGACGGGCAGAAGGTGTGGACGTCGGGCGCCCACCACAGCCGCTGGGCGATCCTCGTCGCCCGCACCGACCCGGCCGTGCCCAAGCACCGCGGCATGACGTACTTCGTCTGCGACATGCACGCGCCGGGCGTGGACGTGCGGCCGCTGCGGCAGATCACCGGCGAGGCCGAGTTCAACGAGGTCTTCCTCACCGGCGTGCGGCTTCCCGACGACCTGCGGCTGGGCGAGGTGGGCGACGGCTGGCGCGTCGCGCAGACCACGCTGATGAACGAGCGCGTCGCGATCGGCGGGGCCCCCGTGCGGCAGGGCGGCGGCATGGCCGGCGCCGTGCTCGACACCTGGCGTGCCCATCCCGAGCTGCGCACCCACGACCTGCACCAGCGGCTGCTGGCGCTGTGGGTGGAGGCGGAGGTGACCCGCCTGTCCGGCGCGCGGCTGCGCGAGCAGCTCGCCGCGGGCCAGCCCGGGCCCGAGGGCTCGGGCATGAAGCTGTCGTTCGCCAGGCTCAACCAGGCGCTGTCCGGCCTCGACGTCGAGCTGCGGCGCGAGCTGGGCTACGACGACTGGACCTTCCGCCGCTCCGACACGGTCGACTTCTACGGCCGCGGGCCCGGCTACCGCTACCTGCGGGCCAAGGGCAACTCCATCGAGGGCGGCACCTCCGAGATCCTGCGGAACATCATCGCCGAGCGGGTGCTCGGCCTGCCCGCCGAGCCCCGCGCCGACAAGGACGTGCCCTGGAAGGACCTGCCGCGATGA